In Gordonia sp. SL306, the genomic window CATGATCACCCGAGCCGAGTTCGTCGAATATTATTGCGAGCGAATGGGTTTCGCGATGACGCCCGATCGGTGGCGATGGTATGAGGTGTTCGGGTTCTTCCGATCCGCAGTGATCGCCCAGCAGATCTACTACCGCTATTACCACGGACAGACCACCAACGAGGCGTTCGCGATGCTCGGCGCAGCCGTTCACCTCATCGACGAGGAGATCGCGCGGCTGATGGCGCGTTGATCACCGGCCGGTGGCCGGGACCCTCGCCAGGAACGTGCCGATCTCCCGGGCGACCGCCGCCGGCTGGTCCAGCATCGACAACACGTACGCATCGTGGATCTCGGCGTACCGGGCGTTGGGGATCAGATCCGCGAGCCTTCGCCCGTGTTCGGGCGGCATCACCCGATTCTCCGGCGACCACAACACCAGTGCGTCGCCGCCGAATTCGGCGAGCGCTTCGGTGTCGCGGATCAGTTCCGCATCGGCGAACGTGGTCGCGGCGTACTTCTCCAGGTCGCGACGGACACCCGCGTTCGTCAGGCACGGATCGGTCCACCGGCGGACGACGTCGTCGGGGATCGGGCGCCGCACCATCCAGCCGAACAGCAACGGCGTGCGGCGCAGCCACCCGATCCGCAGCTGCCGAGCGGCGAGGGTGATCCCACCGGGGAGTTTTGTCGCAAGCGTGGCCATCCGGCCGGGGAGGCCGGGTGGGAAGTTGTCGAATGCCTCACACGGCAGCACCACCATCGCGTTGACCCGGTCGTCACGGCCGATCGCGGTGAGGAAGAGCCCGCCTCCCCAGTCGGCATGAACGAGCGTCACGTCGTGGAGGTCGAGTGCATCGAGGAAGTCGGCGACCAGGTCGACCATCCCGGGCAGTGCGAGGTCGGCATCCGGGTTCATCGCGACCCGGTGCCCGCCGAGCGGTAGGACCGGGCGGATGTACCGGAATCCCTTCGGGAGCAGCGGCAGCGTGGTGTCCCAGACGGTCTCGTCCATGAGCAGGCCGTGCAGCAGCACCACGGGCGGACCGTCCCCATCATCGGTGTATTCGATCGTGCCGGCGGGTAACCGAACCTGCATCATGATGAACTCCTTCTCGTGGCGTCCGTCTGGAGTAGTCTCTCTAGAGAAATCACTCTAGAGCAAATGATCTAGGATGTGAACCGTGCAGACAGATCAGCGCATCACCGTGGCGATGGCGGAGCTCCTACGTCGGCAGGGCTACGCCGGGACCGGGATCAAGCAGGTCATCGAGGCGGCGGGTGTGCCGAACGGCTCGCTGTACCACCACTTCCCGGGCGGCAAGAGCGAGATCGCCGGGGTGGCGCTGCGGACCATGGGCGCTGCCTACGCCGAGCTGGTCGGCGGGCTGCTCGCCGACGGCGACGATCTGCCTGCCGCCATCGAGCGTGCCTTCGACGCCGCCGCGGACGACATCGAGAGCACGGGCTGGGTCAACATGTGCCCGGTCGGAACGATCGCCGGCGAGGTCGCCGACGCCGAGCCCGCCCTGCGTGAGGTGGCGGCCGAGATCTTCGTCTCGTGGATCGACGGCGGTACGGAACTCGTCGTGGGCCGGGGGTACGCCACTGACGACGCCCGCGGGTTGGTGACGGCGCTCGTGGCCGCGCTCGAAGGGGCCTTTGTGATGGCTCGGACACTCCGGTCGACCGAACCGCTGCGTGGTGCCGGTCGCGCGATGGCTGCGTATGCCTCGTCGCTGCCGGTCGGTGTGCGGTCGTGAGCGAGCAGGCCGGCCGCGCCTTGACCTTCACGTTGGTGGAAACCCCAGCATTGTCGTCATGACCAACGACGACCTCCTCACCATCAGTGTCTTCGCGCGGGCCTGCGGCCTGACCGCGAGCGCGCTGCGCTTCTACGCCGACTCCGGGTTGCTCGAGCCCGCATTCGTCGACGACGCCACCGGTTACCGCTACTACACGCAGGAACAGCTGGACGGTGCCGTGTTGGTCCGGCGCCTGCGCGAGATGGGGATGCCGTTGTCGCGCTTACGCGATGTGATCGACAGTGGCGACCCGCGATCGGCCGCCGATCTGATCGACGATCACCTGGCGGAACTCGCGGCCAGAGTGCGCAGTGCGACGGAGATCGCCGAAGTGGCCAAAGAGTCGTTGTCGGCACCGGCGCGGGCCGCGACGGTGCATGTGGACCTCAGCGGTATCCGCCTCGCCGCGGCGCTCGAACAGGTACTGACGGCGACAATCGTCGATGCTGAGTTCCCGCTGCTGAACGGGGTGCACGTGGTGGTGGGGGCCGGTGCGATCACGCTGGTGGCGACCGATCGACTCCGGTTGACGACGCGGACGCTCGCGACGAACGGTGGAACCGGCGACACCTGGTCGGCCACCATCGACGCCGACGAACTGCGGTCGACGTTGTCGTGGGTCCGGCGACAGCATCAGGTGTCGCTCACCGATGGTGACGGGACTGTCGAGATCACCTCGGAGGCCGGAGTCCGACGGTGCCGGACGTTGGACGTCGGGTTCCCCGATCATGAGGAGATGCTGAGGTCACTGCCGCCGAGTGTGACTCGCGCCGTGGTCTCGGCTGGCCGGTTGCTCGATGTCGTCGAGCAGTTCCGCTCGAGGTACCTGCGACTCGAGATCGGCTCGTCCGGAGACGATTTCGTGGTCTCGGGAGGAGCGGACGAGCCGGCCGTGGCGGTCGCGGCGTCGGTCAGTGGTCCGGCCATCGGTCTCGACTTCGATGTGGTGACCCTGCATCCCGCCCTCGGGGGTGCGATCGGTCCCGAGGTGATGCTCGAGTTCTCCGGGCCGGAGTACCCGATGATCGTGCGGTCCGCCGACAGTGGCGATCTGACCACCGTCGCGATGCCGGTCCGGGTGAGCTGATCGGCGGTGCTCGTCGTCAGATCCGCGCGAGGTAGTCGTCGAGTCGATCCGCGACGACCAACGCGGGCAACGTGAATCGCAGTTGCGCGGCGATGTAGCTGTCCAGGGCGAACGCGGTTGATGATCGGCCGGTTCGCCTCGTTCCCGGGGCCGGTGCGAAATGCCAGTGCTTCAGGGCCCAGCCGTGGGCGAGCATCATCAGGTCGAACACCACCAGATCGGCGTCGACCTCGTTCATCAGGCCGGCGTCCACGCCTGCGGCGATCGCATCGCGCATCGGCGCCGACGTCTCCACCTCGAGCTCTTTGATGCGCTCACGGCCGGCGGCATCGAGGGTGCGGCTCTCTCGATACGTCAGGACGACGGCGTCGCGGTTCTCGTCGACGATGGTCGTGTACTGCCGGAAGCCGGCGACCAGCCGGATCACCGGGTCGTCGCCTGCCTCATCCATCGCCGGCTGCAGCTGGTCGCGAAAGGTCTCGAGAATGTCGACGATGGACGCCAGGAGGATGTCTTCTTTGCTGCCGAAATACTTGTAGAAGAGGCCGACGCTGACCTGCGCCTCGTCGGCGAGCGCCTGCATCGACATCTGGTGGAAGCCGGTGCGACCCATCACCGTGACGGCGGCGTCGAGAAGCTGTCGACGTCGCGACGACGCGCGAACGGCACGCACCGCCTCGGCCACGTCCACCGACGTCGTCGCTCCTGAACCCGTCACGGCTGCCATCCTCTCAGATGCCCAGATCCTTGGCGACGATCGTTTTCATGATCTCGGTGGTGCCCCCGTAGATCGCCTGGATGCGCGCGTCGACAAAGGCGCGTGACACCGGGTACTCGCGCATGTACCCGTAGCCGCCGTGCAGCTGGAGGCAGCGATCGGCGGTCCGCACCTGCAACTCGGTGGTCCACCACTTCAGTTTCGCCGCGCGGGCCGCGGACAGCGTGCCCTCGACGTGCTCGGCGATGCAGTCGTCGAGGAAGGTACGGGCGATGTCGAGTTCGGTAGCCAGCTCGGCCAGCACGAACTGGGTGTTCTGGAATGATGCAACCGGCGAGCCGAACGCCGTGCGCTCCTTCACGTAGTCGAGCGTGCGGGCGAACGTTCCCTCGGCAGCGGCGACCGCTCCGATCGACAGCGAGAGTCGTTCCTGCGGAAGGTTGTGGACCAGCTGATAGAAGCCACGTCCCTCCTCGCCGAGACGGTTCGCGACCGGCACGCGCATGTCGGTGAACGAGAGCTCGCTGGTGTCCTGGGCGTGCAGGCCGATCTTGTCGAGGTTGCGTCCGCGTT contains:
- a CDS encoding TetR/AcrR family transcriptional regulator — its product is MQTDQRITVAMAELLRRQGYAGTGIKQVIEAAGVPNGSLYHHFPGGKSEIAGVALRTMGAAYAELVGGLLADGDDLPAAIERAFDAAADDIESTGWVNMCPVGTIAGEVADAEPALREVAAEIFVSWIDGGTELVVGRGYATDDARGLVTALVAALEGAFVMARTLRSTEPLRGAGRAMAAYASSLPVGVRS
- a CDS encoding TetR/AcrR family transcriptional regulator, whose product is MAAVTGSGATTSVDVAEAVRAVRASSRRRQLLDAAVTVMGRTGFHQMSMQALADEAQVSVGLFYKYFGSKEDILLASIVDILETFRDQLQPAMDEAGDDPVIRLVAGFRQYTTIVDENRDAVVLTYRESRTLDAAGRERIKELEVETSAPMRDAIAAGVDAGLMNEVDADLVVFDLMMLAHGWALKHWHFAPAPGTRRTGRSSTAFALDSYIAAQLRFTLPALVVADRLDDYLARI
- a CDS encoding alpha/beta fold hydrolase, translating into MMQVRLPAGTIEYTDDGDGPPVVLLHGLLMDETVWDTTLPLLPKGFRYIRPVLPLGGHRVAMNPDADLALPGMVDLVADFLDALDLHDVTLVHADWGGGLFLTAIGRDDRVNAMVVLPCEAFDNFPPGLPGRMATLATKLPGGITLAARQLRIGWLRRTPLLFGWMVRRPIPDDVVRRWTDPCLTNAGVRRDLEKYAATTFADAELIRDTEALAEFGGDALVLWSPENRVMPPEHGRRLADLIPNARYAEIHDAYVLSMLDQPAAVAREIGTFLARVPATGR
- a CDS encoding MerR family transcriptional regulator, with the protein product MTNDDLLTISVFARACGLTASALRFYADSGLLEPAFVDDATGYRYYTQEQLDGAVLVRRLREMGMPLSRLRDVIDSGDPRSAADLIDDHLAELAARVRSATEIAEVAKESLSAPARAATVHVDLSGIRLAAALEQVLTATIVDAEFPLLNGVHVVVGAGAITLVATDRLRLTTRTLATNGGTGDTWSATIDADELRSTLSWVRRQHQVSLTDGDGTVEITSEAGVRRCRTLDVGFPDHEEMLRSLPPSVTRAVVSAGRLLDVVEQFRSRYLRLEIGSSGDDFVVSGGADEPAVAVAASVSGPAIGLDFDVVTLHPALGGAIGPEVMLEFSGPEYPMIVRSADSGDLTTVAMPVRVS